The following coding sequences lie in one Haladaptatus sp. DJG-WS-42 genomic window:
- a CDS encoding M20/M25/M40 family metallo-hydrolase produces MTARLALESDLRQFVSRLLRFDTTAPNEKAAQAWVEQTLVSWGFETYTWTADAARLATHPSFPDDPAAIDVADRPSVGGVLEFGDPEAGPTVVLNGHVDVVPAEGEWSSDPFEPTWDGDNLTARGAADMKSGLSACIFAARTLAESSENLNGRVVVESVVGEEEGGIGAAAAALDNPYPFSRDMALIAEPTELRPVLAVEGSVMKRLELAGRSAHAARRWCGESVLPHFEAIRRAFEELEAERAERIQHPLYDRFENPWPTSFGTVHAGSWASTVPSELTAEVRIGVAPGETVAAVEAEYEARLADVVAENEWLSEHPPSFERFSIQFEAGEISEAEPIHRALQAAMAEAGLSNREPIGETYGADSRHYIEAGIPTVVFGPGTIDQAHFPDETIDFREVVTATSVIADTVSRLLQTE; encoded by the coding sequence ATGACCGCTCGGTTGGCTCTCGAATCTGACCTCCGCCAGTTCGTCTCCCGACTCCTGCGCTTCGATACGACCGCACCGAACGAGAAGGCCGCCCAAGCGTGGGTCGAACAAACCCTTGTGTCGTGGGGCTTTGAAACCTACACGTGGACGGCAGACGCCGCCCGCCTCGCCACACACCCGTCGTTTCCGGACGACCCGGCAGCAATCGACGTGGCAGACCGCCCGAGCGTCGGCGGCGTCCTCGAATTCGGCGACCCAGAAGCAGGCCCGACGGTCGTCTTGAACGGCCACGTCGACGTGGTTCCCGCAGAAGGTGAGTGGTCCTCAGACCCGTTCGAGCCGACGTGGGACGGCGACAATCTCACCGCGCGCGGTGCGGCAGACATGAAATCCGGCCTCTCTGCGTGTATCTTCGCCGCGCGAACGCTGGCCGAGAGCTCGGAAAATCTGAACGGCCGCGTCGTCGTCGAAAGCGTCGTTGGAGAGGAAGAAGGCGGCATCGGCGCGGCCGCGGCCGCCCTCGACAATCCCTACCCCTTCTCACGCGACATGGCGCTCATCGCAGAGCCGACCGAGTTGCGCCCCGTCCTCGCCGTCGAAGGGAGCGTTATGAAACGCCTCGAACTCGCGGGACGCTCGGCTCACGCCGCCCGCCGCTGGTGCGGTGAGTCCGTCCTCCCGCACTTCGAAGCCATCCGCCGTGCCTTCGAGGAACTCGAGGCTGAGCGTGCAGAGCGCATCCAACACCCACTCTACGACCGCTTCGAGAACCCGTGGCCGACCTCCTTCGGAACCGTCCACGCCGGGTCGTGGGCCTCGACGGTGCCCTCAGAACTCACCGCGGAGGTCAGAATCGGGGTCGCACCCGGTGAAACCGTTGCCGCTGTCGAAGCCGAGTACGAAGCGCGCCTCGCAGACGTGGTCGCGGAAAACGAGTGGCTGAGCGAACACCCACCGTCGTTCGAGCGTTTCTCTATCCAGTTCGAAGCCGGTGAGATTAGCGAAGCCGAACCGATTCACCGCGCGCTGCAGGCGGCGATGGCCGAGGCTGGCCTGTCGAACCGCGAGCCAATCGGTGAAACCTACGGCGCAGACTCGCGCCACTACATCGAAGCCGGAATCCCGACTGTGGTGTTCGGCCCCGGAACCATCGACCAAGCGCACTTCCCAGACGAGACAATCGACTTCCGCGAGGTCGTCACTGCGACGAGCGTGATTGCAGACACCGTCTCACGGCTACTGCAGACGGAGTAG
- a CDS encoding ubiquitin-like small modifier protein 1 — MQVELRFFATFREAVGSKTIERDFDDDVTVGEVLDSIEAEFDGLSGSLLDGDGNILPQLSVLKNGREVLHMKGVDTELEAGDRLSVFPPVAGG; from the coding sequence ATGCAGGTCGAACTCCGATTCTTCGCCACTTTCAGAGAAGCCGTCGGGTCAAAAACCATCGAACGCGACTTCGACGACGACGTGACCGTCGGCGAAGTGCTCGACTCGATCGAAGCCGAGTTTGACGGCCTCTCCGGCAGTCTCTTAGACGGCGACGGCAACATCCTCCCACAGCTCAGCGTCCTCAAAAACGGCCGGGAAGTCCTCCACATGAAAGGCGTCGACACCGAACTCGAAGCTGGCGACCGACTGAGCGTCTTCCCGCCGGTCGCAGGTGGCTGA
- a CDS encoding phosphoribosylaminoimidazolesuccinocarboxamide synthase, which translates to MTSVKEFRIAEAATPDSLGRGAFYFTDDYSVFDWGKMPDQIPEKGASLCAMGAFNFELLEANGIPTHYRGVVEDDETVALADATEPPREMAIDLTQVPDLPNDGRTYDYDAYHDAAGANYLIPLEIVFRNTVPVGSSLRRRTEPADHGLDFTEWPDEVVSLDEPIIEFSTKYEKGDRYLDTAEAAKIAGIADLEAIAAVARDVNRLVTEQAAKAGLTHEDGKIECLYFDGEIRVADVVGTFDENRFSYDGQQLSKEVIRQYHKRTQPEWVEAVSEAKAEAKRRDIADWKSLCDVEPAPLSADVLTVAQHMYAAGTNAYIDRDLFAAPTLAEAVAAVRDL; encoded by the coding sequence ATGACGAGCGTCAAGGAGTTCCGCATTGCGGAGGCGGCCACGCCCGACTCACTCGGCCGGGGCGCGTTCTACTTCACCGACGACTACTCCGTGTTCGACTGGGGGAAGATGCCAGACCAGATTCCCGAGAAAGGCGCGAGCCTCTGTGCGATGGGTGCGTTCAACTTCGAGTTGCTCGAAGCGAACGGGATACCGACCCACTACCGCGGCGTCGTCGAAGACGACGAGACGGTTGCGCTCGCAGACGCTACCGAACCGCCCCGCGAGATGGCCATCGACCTCACGCAGGTGCCAGACCTCCCGAACGACGGGCGCACCTACGACTACGACGCCTACCACGACGCGGCGGGCGCAAACTATCTCATCCCGCTCGAAATCGTCTTCCGCAACACCGTACCCGTCGGGTCGAGCCTCAGACGGCGCACGGAACCCGCAGACCACGGCCTCGACTTCACGGAGTGGCCAGACGAAGTCGTCTCCCTCGACGAACCGATCATCGAGTTCTCCACGAAATACGAGAAGGGCGACCGCTATCTCGACACCGCAGAGGCAGCGAAAATCGCAGGCATCGCAGACCTTGAGGCGATTGCAGCTGTCGCCCGCGACGTGAACCGCCTCGTGACCGAGCAGGCCGCAAAGGCCGGACTTACTCACGAAGACGGGAAAATCGAATGCCTCTATTTCGACGGCGAGATTCGCGTCGCCGACGTGGTCGGCACGTTCGACGAAAACCGCTTTAGCTACGATGGGCAGCAACTCTCGAAGGAGGTCATCCGCCAGTACCACAAACGCACCCAGCCTGAGTGGGTCGAAGCCGTAAGCGAAGCGAAAGCAGAAGCAAAGCGCCGCGACATCGCTGACTGGAAATCCCTCTGCGACGTGGAGCCAGCCCCGCTCTCAGCGGACGTACTCACCGTCGCTCAGCACATGTATGCCGCCGGGACGAACGCCTACATCGACCGTGACCTCTTTGCCGCGCCGACACTCGCCGAGGCGGTTGCCGCCGTGCGCGACCTCTGA
- the purQ gene encoding phosphoribosylformylglycinamidine synthase I translates to MIAIVQFGGSNCDRDALRAFTELGLDAQLVWHEDGLPEDTTGVMLPGGFSYGDYLRAGAMASRSPIMEEVRDAAENGVPVLGVCNGAQIGCESGLTPGMFTTNKSARFQCEHVYLRVENANTPWTRAYDEGEVIELPIAHGEGRFEITDDELAQLEADDRILFKYCDEDGNVTEKSNPNGSKANVAGVTGLKPSVAVLMPHPERASLPDIGTTDGQGVLLGFN, encoded by the coding sequence GTGATTGCCATTGTCCAGTTCGGCGGGAGCAACTGTGACCGCGACGCCCTGCGCGCGTTTACCGAACTCGGACTGGATGCGCAACTCGTCTGGCATGAAGACGGCCTCCCCGAGGACACGACTGGCGTGATGCTCCCCGGCGGCTTTTCATACGGCGACTATCTCAGAGCCGGGGCGATGGCCTCGCGCTCGCCCATCATGGAGGAGGTGCGAGACGCCGCAGAAAACGGCGTGCCCGTCCTCGGCGTGTGCAACGGCGCACAGATTGGCTGTGAGTCGGGGCTGACGCCGGGTATGTTCACAACGAACAAGAGCGCCCGTTTCCAGTGTGAACACGTCTATCTGCGGGTCGAAAACGCGAACACGCCGTGGACGCGCGCCTACGACGAAGGCGAGGTTATCGAACTCCCAATCGCCCACGGCGAGGGACGCTTCGAAATCACGGACGACGAGCTCGCACAGCTCGAAGCAGACGACCGCATTCTGTTCAAATACTGTGACGAGGATGGCAACGTCACTGAAAAATCGAATCCGAATGGCTCAAAAGCGAATGTGGCAGGAGTTACGGGGCTCAAGCCGTCAGTCGCGGTACTAATGCCACACCCCGAGCGCGCCTCGTTGCCAGACATTGGCACCACAGACGGACAGGGCGTGTTGTTGGGTTTCAACTAA
- the purS gene encoding phosphoribosylformylglycinamidine synthase subunit PurS, producing MTAYTATVTVRLKQGVLDPEAETTKRALERLGYDLSALRSTERYEIDLETADEAGAEEQAAEMAERLLANPTIHDYTVEVTER from the coding sequence ATGACTGCCTACACCGCGACCGTCACTGTGCGGCTCAAGCAGGGTGTGCTTGACCCGGAAGCCGAGACGACCAAACGCGCCTTAGAGCGCCTTGGCTACGACCTCTCCGCGCTCCGCTCGACCGAGCGCTACGAGATTGACCTCGAAACGGCAGACGAAGCGGGTGCAGAGGAGCAAGCCGCAGAGATGGCAGAGCGACTCCTCGCAAACCCCACCATCCACGACTACACGGTCGAGGTGACCGAGCGGTGA
- the cofH gene encoding 7,8-didemethyl-8-hydroxy-5-deazariboflavin synthase subunit CofH, which translates to MTDAFPTRTNVPRGLFEFTHLPETDQSFENALAKARAGERLDVADGVELLTTGTETDTIDPRRMERVLEAADRRREAVCGEDVTFVANLNNNVTTACNVGCLFCNFKDPAGQFEADYQGEMGGFTKTPAESREIVRDALDMGIYEVCSVSGLHPGFALNDEHHEILATAEEPVNYKPPEAYNVSPGTYVEQMRAMSADGAHLHSMTPEEVYHASRGTDWTYAEIYRELKNAGLASVPGTAAEILVDEVREAICPGKIDTQGWLDAMEAAATVGLDTTATIMYGHVENEMHRILHLEKIRALQDRTGNITEFVPLSFIHQNTPLKQKGMVDAGASRAEDLLMIAVSRLYLDNIDNIQSSWVKYGDEHGLAMLNAGANDFMGTILSEEITKRAGGQYGEVRTFDEYVDMITSIGRVPVERSTDYRQQRRIDPDVRPAGPMLGPKADGTPMFTKKTPTAD; encoded by the coding sequence ATGACCGACGCCTTCCCCACGAGAACGAACGTTCCAAGAGGGCTTTTCGAGTTTACGCACCTGCCTGAAACGGACCAATCGTTCGAAAACGCCCTCGCCAAAGCCCGCGCTGGCGAGCGCTTGGATGTGGCCGACGGCGTCGAACTGCTGACTACGGGCACCGAGACAGACACTATCGACCCGCGGCGGATGGAACGCGTCTTAGAAGCCGCAGACCGCAGGCGGGAAGCCGTGTGTGGCGAGGATGTGACGTTCGTCGCAAACCTCAACAACAACGTCACGACGGCGTGCAACGTCGGCTGTCTGTTCTGTAACTTCAAAGACCCGGCCGGGCAGTTCGAAGCCGACTATCAAGGCGAGATGGGTGGGTTCACCAAAACGCCCGCAGAATCACGGGAAATCGTCCGCGACGCCCTCGACATGGGCATCTACGAGGTGTGTTCGGTGTCGGGACTGCATCCCGGGTTCGCGCTCAACGACGAACACCACGAAATTCTCGCAACCGCCGAGGAGCCAGTGAATTACAAACCGCCGGAAGCGTACAACGTCTCGCCCGGCACCTACGTCGAACAGATGCGAGCGATGAGCGCAGACGGCGCACACCTCCATTCGATGACGCCAGAGGAGGTATATCACGCCAGTCGGGGGACCGACTGGACCTATGCGGAAATCTACCGCGAGCTAAAGAACGCAGGGCTCGCAAGCGTCCCCGGCACGGCCGCAGAAATCCTCGTCGATGAAGTCCGCGAGGCCATTTGTCCCGGGAAAATCGACACGCAAGGCTGGCTCGACGCGATGGAAGCCGCCGCCACCGTCGGCCTCGATACGACGGCGACCATCATGTACGGCCACGTCGAAAACGAGATGCACCGGATTCTTCACCTCGAGAAAATCCGTGCCCTCCAAGACCGAACGGGGAACATCACGGAGTTCGTCCCGCTTTCGTTCATTCACCAGAACACGCCGCTCAAACAGAAGGGAATGGTCGATGCAGGCGCGAGTCGTGCAGAAGACCTGCTCATGATTGCCGTCTCCCGACTGTATCTCGACAACATCGACAACATCCAGTCGTCATGGGTCAAGTACGGCGACGAACACGGCCTTGCCATGTTGAACGCCGGCGCGAACGACTTCATGGGGACGATTCTCTCAGAAGAAATCACCAAGCGCGCGGGCGGGCAGTACGGCGAAGTCCGCACCTTCGACGAGTACGTGGACATGATCACGTCAATCGGGCGCGTCCCCGTCGAACGCTCGACCGACTACCGGCAGCAACGTCGTATCGACCCCGACGTCCGCCCCGCCGGGCCGATGTTAGGTCCCAAAGCCGACGGCACGCCGATGTTCACGA
- a CDS encoding aldehyde ferredoxin oxidoreductase family protein yields the protein MSDIGGFQDHVARIDLSAGSVDYEGIDEEDARKYIGGRGLGVKYVFEQGPDVDPLGPDNLLAFMNGPLTGTQTVMSGRIAVVTKSPLTNTVTDSHHGGWSGARLKWAGFDGLLFTGKADAPVYAVIEDGEVTLKDASHMWGWGVHDTISELEDEVDGQRGKNFSCMAIGPGGENQVRYACIVNEDDRASGRGGTGAVMGSKNLKAVVIKSTTKMPKPKDPETFKKGHQQAMQVIQESDVTAPNEGGLSLYGTNVLMNLTEEMDGLPTRNGKYTSTASEARESPSDPNIDSEKVSGENVRENILVDEPTCHSCPVACKKEVEVQVMHKGDEMNVRMESFEYESAFTLGPNSMNDDRDKVAVMIDQCNNLGLDTIETGNMIAMAMEMTEEGKFDGNFEGIEWGDADEMIDLIEDIAVREGELADLLAGGANHIAETMDAHGNSLAVKGQTIPAYDPRCMKGMGIAYATSNRGACHLRAYTPSAEILGLPEKVDPYAWEGKGELTMAFQDLHAISDSFDICKFNAFAEGIEEYVLQYSGMTGFDVTEDELLETGERIYNLERYYNNLAGFEGEDDSLPGRFVEGPDAIPGQGASEGQLCELDQMKAEYYTARGWVDGVVPDEKLDALGIDIGPGTGVSSGGGAAPADD from the coding sequence ATGAGTGATATTGGCGGCTTTCAAGACCATGTTGCGAGGATTGACCTGTCAGCTGGGTCAGTGGACTACGAGGGGATAGACGAGGAGGATGCGCGCAAGTATATCGGCGGTCGCGGCCTCGGCGTCAAGTACGTGTTCGAGCAGGGGCCGGACGTAGACCCGCTTGGCCCGGACAACCTGCTCGCGTTCATGAACGGCCCGCTTACGGGCACACAGACGGTGATGAGCGGTCGAATCGCGGTCGTCACCAAATCTCCGCTTACGAACACCGTGACCGACTCCCACCACGGTGGATGGAGCGGCGCACGCCTGAAATGGGCTGGCTTCGACGGTCTGCTGTTCACCGGGAAAGCAGATGCCCCAGTGTACGCCGTCATCGAAGACGGTGAAGTCACGCTCAAAGACGCCTCCCACATGTGGGGCTGGGGCGTCCACGACACCATCAGCGAGCTCGAAGACGAGGTCGACGGCCAGCGCGGCAAGAACTTCAGCTGCATGGCCATCGGCCCCGGCGGCGAGAATCAGGTGCGCTACGCCTGCATCGTCAACGAAGACGACCGCGCGAGCGGCCGCGGTGGCACAGGCGCGGTCATGGGCTCGAAGAACCTGAAGGCAGTCGTCATCAAATCGACGACGAAGATGCCGAAGCCGAAAGACCCGGAGACGTTCAAGAAGGGCCACCAGCAGGCGATGCAGGTGATTCAGGAATCGGACGTGACCGCGCCGAACGAAGGCGGCCTGTCGCTGTACGGGACGAACGTCCTCATGAATCTCACCGAAGAGATGGACGGCCTCCCGACGCGCAATGGGAAGTACACGAGTACCGCGAGCGAGGCGCGCGAAAGCCCGAGCGACCCGAACATCGACTCGGAGAAAGTGTCCGGCGAGAACGTCCGCGAGAACATCCTCGTCGACGAACCGACCTGCCACTCCTGTCCGGTCGCGTGTAAGAAAGAAGTCGAGGTGCAGGTCATGCACAAGGGCGACGAGATGAACGTCCGCATGGAGTCGTTCGAGTACGAATCGGCGTTCACGCTCGGGCCGAACTCGATGAACGACGACCGCGACAAGGTTGCGGTCATGATCGACCAGTGTAACAACCTCGGGCTTGACACCATCGAGACGGGCAACATGATTGCCATGGCGATGGAGATGACCGAGGAAGGCAAGTTCGACGGCAACTTCGAGGGCATCGAATGGGGCGACGCAGACGAGATGATCGACCTCATCGAGGACATCGCGGTTCGTGAGGGCGAACTCGCAGACCTGCTCGCAGGCGGCGCAAACCACATCGCAGAGACGATGGACGCCCACGGCAACTCGCTCGCCGTGAAGGGCCAGACCATCCCGGCGTACGACCCACGCTGCATGAAGGGCATGGGCATCGCCTACGCCACCTCGAACCGCGGGGCGTGCCACCTGCGCGCCTACACGCCGTCGGCTGAAATTCTCGGCCTGCCCGAGAAGGTTGACCCGTACGCGTGGGAGGGCAAAGGCGAACTCACCATGGCGTTCCAAGACCTCCACGCCATCTCCGATTCGTTCGACATCTGCAAGTTCAACGCCTTCGCAGAGGGCATCGAAGAGTACGTCCTCCAGTACAGCGGTATGACCGGCTTCGACGTGACCGAAGACGAACTGCTCGAAACCGGCGAGCGCATCTACAACTTAGAGCGCTACTACAACAACCTCGCCGGCTTCGAAGGCGAAGACGACTCGCTGCCCGGACGCTTCGTCGAAGGCCCAGACGCCATCCCCGGACAGGGTGCTTCTGAAGGCCAGCTCTGTGAACTCGACCAGATGAAAGCAGAGTACTACACGGCGCGTGGCTGGGTCGACGGCGTCGTCCCAGACGAGAAACTCGACGCACTCGGCATCGACATCGGCCCCGGTACGGGCGTGAGTTCCGGAGGCGGCGCGGCACCCGCAGACGACTAA
- a CDS encoding VanZ family protein codes for MEPVRLEVGRVRYALPLTVAGAILFMSVIKPPSSGISSWGPLGLFHLDKWLHSLAYAGQAGVLAMVLNKYRHGRLAAFVLALGYGITIEFIQYPLPERSFDLADIAANSVGAAIGVLAWVLVGRRLLRLQ; via the coding sequence ATGGAGCCAGTCCGTCTGGAAGTCGGCCGCGTCCGCTACGCCCTTCCGCTGACCGTGGCCGGCGCCATCCTCTTCATGTCGGTGATAAAACCGCCGAGCTCCGGCATCTCTTCGTGGGGGCCACTTGGTCTGTTCCACCTCGATAAGTGGCTCCACAGCCTCGCGTATGCCGGACAGGCCGGAGTGCTTGCGATGGTGCTCAACAAGTATCGCCACGGACGACTCGCCGCCTTTGTGCTCGCCCTTGGCTATGGCATCACCATCGAGTTCATCCAGTATCCGCTTCCCGAACGGAGCTTCGACCTCGCAGACATCGCCGCAAACTCCGTCGGCGCGGCGATTGGCGTGCTCGCGTGGGTGCTCGTCGGGCGCAGACTACTCCGTCTGCAGTAG
- a CDS encoding formyltetrahydrofolate deformylase, whose protein sequence is MTRKLTEITVVGDDKTGLIARVTSLLFDHSINIEDLDQAVRKGLFRMTMHVDATAMTTSKDDLRDKLHALGDELGVDVKVRFPADRETKQIAVLATKESHCLEALLGEWANGDLGADISVIIANHSALKPVADYYEIPFYDVGDEKGSPDEDAILNLLNEYDADLIVLARYIRILSPNVVFRYEGRIINVHPSLLPSFPGASAYRQAIEEGVRVAGVTAHYVTTDLDQGPIITQRAFSVPDDADVEDLQLKGQPLEADALLEAVQLHLNDDVTVHWGRTNLRDGAEDYQLGLPAAADAANPDRPVDGLADILADD, encoded by the coding sequence ATGACTCGCAAACTCACCGAAATCACGGTCGTTGGCGACGACAAGACGGGGCTCATCGCCCGCGTCACGTCGTTGCTGTTCGACCACAGCATCAACATCGAAGACTTAGATCAGGCGGTCAGGAAGGGACTCTTCCGCATGACGATGCACGTCGATGCAACGGCGATGACGACGAGCAAAGACGACCTGCGCGACAAGCTCCACGCGCTCGGCGACGAACTCGGCGTGGACGTGAAAGTGCGCTTCCCCGCAGACCGCGAAACCAAGCAGATTGCCGTCCTCGCAACGAAGGAATCGCACTGCCTCGAAGCCCTGCTCGGGGAGTGGGCGAACGGCGACCTCGGCGCGGACATCTCCGTGATTATCGCAAACCATTCCGCGCTCAAGCCAGTCGCAGACTACTACGAAATTCCGTTCTACGACGTGGGTGACGAGAAGGGCTCGCCGGACGAGGACGCCATCCTCAACCTCCTCAACGAGTACGACGCAGACCTCATCGTCCTCGCCCGGTACATCCGCATCCTCTCGCCGAACGTCGTCTTCCGCTACGAGGGTCGGATTATCAACGTCCACCCTTCCCTGCTCCCGTCGTTCCCTGGCGCGTCCGCCTACCGACAGGCCATCGAGGAAGGCGTCCGTGTCGCAGGCGTCACCGCCCACTACGTTACGACCGACTTAGACCAAGGGCCAATCATCACCCAGCGTGCCTTTTCGGTGCCCGACGACGCGGACGTAGAGGACTTACAGCTCAAAGGCCAGCCGCTCGAAGCCGACGCCCTGTTAGAAGCCGTGCAGTTGCACCTAAACGACGACGTGACGGTGCACTGGGGCCGGACAAACCTCCGCGATGGCGCAGAGGACTACCAACTCGGGCTTCCCGCGGCCGCAGACGCCGCGAACCCAGACCGTCCCGTCGATGGCCTCGCAGATATTCTCGCAGACGACTGA
- a CDS encoding phosphoribosyltransferase family protein yields the protein MAGAYLDRIDTGTGGRYHTGNLVTESDVFDAVVADLCAPFEEGSIDAVAGIDALGFAFGTAVAREFGVPFDPIRKGGKLPIANENRLSRTVTDYTETEKTLELDRSSVAENARVLVVDDWTETGAQLTAATSLIEAAEARVAGIAVLGADDNAAITELRARYAFHALSNT from the coding sequence GTGGCAGGCGCGTATCTCGACCGCATCGACACTGGCACAGGCGGTCGGTATCACACGGGCAATCTTGTGACTGAGAGCGACGTGTTCGACGCCGTCGTGGCCGACCTGTGCGCGCCGTTCGAGGAGGGGAGTATCGACGCGGTCGCGGGCATCGACGCACTCGGGTTCGCGTTCGGGACGGCCGTAGCGCGAGAATTTGGCGTCCCGTTCGACCCGATTCGAAAGGGTGGGAAGCTTCCGATAGCCAACGAAAACCGGCTTTCACGGACGGTCACCGACTATACGGAGACGGAGAAGACGCTCGAACTCGACCGGTCGAGCGTGGCAGAAAACGCCCGCGTGCTCGTCGTTGACGACTGGACGGAGACGGGCGCGCAGCTGACCGCGGCAACGTCGCTCATCGAGGCGGCCGAGGCGAGGGTTGCTGGCATCGCCGTCCTCGGCGCAGACGATAATGCGGCGATTACCGAGCTTCGAGCCCGCTATGCGTTTCACGCGCTGAGCAACACCTGA
- a CDS encoding archaeosine biosynthesis radical SAM protein RaSEA — MSKQGPDVYEQGRGMDAHNKVMREIRAKKQRTYDPHEPTRVWLDEDNTPDGVYQSLTIILNTGGCRWARAGGCTMCGYVSESVEGGSVTHEQLMDQIQVCLDHEEERADEKADLIKIYTSGSFLDEREVPAESRQAIAETFSDRKRIVLESLPDFVKEDRVADFVDVGLNTDIAVGLETATDRVRRDCVNKYFDFDDFIAASEEADRAGAGIKAYLLFKPPFLSEPEAVSDMISSIERCAEYAHTVSMNPTNVQRYTMVNELFHNSGYRPPWLWSVAHILRETADVDAIVVSDPVGHGQERGAHNCGECDDRVQLAIKDFDLRQDPSVFDQVACECEETWDLVMAHETSFNMPLTN, encoded by the coding sequence ATGAGCAAGCAGGGCCCCGACGTGTACGAACAGGGGCGCGGGATGGACGCCCACAACAAGGTGATGCGCGAGATTCGCGCGAAAAAACAGCGTACCTACGACCCGCACGAGCCAACACGCGTCTGGCTGGACGAGGACAACACGCCAGACGGCGTCTACCAGTCGTTGACCATCATTCTGAACACCGGTGGCTGTCGCTGGGCACGCGCCGGTGGCTGCACCATGTGTGGCTACGTCTCCGAATCTGTCGAAGGCGGGAGCGTCACCCACGAGCAGTTGATGGACCAGATTCAGGTCTGTCTCGACCACGAGGAAGAACGCGCAGACGAGAAAGCCGACCTCATCAAAATCTACACCTCCGGCAGTTTCTTAGATGAGCGCGAAGTCCCTGCAGAGAGCCGACAGGCCATCGCAGAGACCTTTTCGGACCGAAAGCGAATCGTCCTCGAGAGTCTCCCGGACTTCGTCAAAGAAGACCGCGTCGCAGACTTCGTGGACGTTGGCCTCAACACGGACATCGCGGTAGGCCTCGAAACGGCCACCGACCGCGTGCGCCGCGACTGCGTGAACAAGTACTTCGACTTCGACGACTTCATCGCAGCGAGCGAAGAAGCCGACCGCGCGGGTGCAGGTATCAAAGCCTACCTTCTGTTCAAGCCCCCGTTCCTCTCTGAACCGGAAGCCGTCTCCGACATGATTTCCTCCATCGAGCGCTGTGCGGAGTACGCCCACACCGTCTCGATGAACCCGACCAACGTCCAGCGCTACACGATGGTCAACGAGCTGTTCCACAACTCGGGCTACCGCCCGCCGTGGCTCTGGAGTGTCGCACACATCCTGCGCGAAACCGCAGACGTAGACGCCATCGTCGTCTCAGACCCGGTCGGTCACGGCCAAGAGCGCGGCGCGCACAACTGCGGGGAGTGTGACGACCGCGTCCAACTCGCGATAAAAGACTTCGACCTGCGCCAGGACCCCTCGGTGTTCGACCAGGTAGCCTGTGAATGCGAGGAGACGTGGGACCTCGTCATGGCGCACGAAACGAGTTTCAACATGCCACTCACGAACTGA